The Prochlorococcus marinus str. MIT 9301 genome window below encodes:
- a CDS encoding chlororespiratory reduction protein 7 encodes MSNPLIRASDHYVLLEPDSKEKIVSKQEAILWLKNWLSKTETQTIYQNIEDPDQEFFEELLESTYELEIKLGYVIKWFAVRIEPD; translated from the coding sequence ATGTCAAATCCACTAATAAGAGCATCAGATCATTATGTATTATTAGAGCCAGATTCAAAAGAAAAAATTGTATCTAAGCAAGAAGCAATTTTATGGTTGAAGAATTGGCTTAGTAAGACAGAAACACAAACAATATATCAAAATATAGAAGATCCTGATCAGGAATTTTTTGAAGAATTGTTGGAAAGCACTTATGAATTAGAAATAAAATTAGGATACGTTATCAAATGGTTTGCAGTAAGAATTGAACCAGATTAA
- a CDS encoding DUF6816 family protein has translation MKILLGLILCLIFQGIFLENSFALVDSNVREFLENRVNQWPELYLPSFKLSDTSKDLIYPKWFEGNWLVTSQDIVNDSEEPVIYKVNFFKNDSDLIVGDRAKNSESIGKAIFGETLIKVVNDPQSINNQITYLKDDFYIDSRITGRNQIQDDDIFFADELIIQTAHKPGASRINQVETITKFQKCSEEILEVDNSIKPSICGVQYVASYGSKVGDPSIRAIKTNKYKLKFEFIES, from the coding sequence ATGAAAATTCTTCTTGGATTAATTCTTTGCTTGATTTTTCAAGGAATTTTTTTAGAAAATTCTTTTGCTCTAGTAGATTCTAACGTAAGAGAGTTTTTGGAAAATCGTGTAAATCAATGGCCCGAATTATATTTACCAAGTTTTAAATTGTCGGATACTTCTAAGGATTTAATTTATCCTAAATGGTTCGAGGGGAATTGGCTTGTTACTTCTCAAGATATAGTTAATGATTCAGAAGAGCCAGTTATTTATAAAGTAAATTTCTTTAAGAATGATTCAGATTTAATTGTTGGTGATCGTGCAAAAAATTCTGAATCTATTGGAAAAGCAATATTTGGTGAAACCTTAATAAAGGTTGTAAATGATCCTCAATCTATTAATAATCAAATTACTTATTTAAAAGATGATTTTTATATTGATTCACGAATTACTGGGAGAAATCAGATCCAAGATGATGATATTTTTTTCGCAGATGAGCTAATTATTCAAACAGCACATAAGCCAGGTGCTTCAAGGATTAATCAGGTAGAGACCATAACTAAATTTCAAAAATGTTCCGAAGAAATATTGGAAGTTGATAATTCAATCAAACCATCAATTTGTGGAGTGCAATATGTAGCTTCTTATGGTTCAAAAGTTGGTGATCCTTCTATTCGTGCTATAAAAACAAATAAATATAAATTGAAGTTTGAATTTATTGAGAGTTAG
- a CDS encoding glutathione S-transferase family protein: MITLYQFRHSAFCLKTRMALHAKKLQYRVEEVTPGIGQFEIFKLSGQKQVPIIVDSNDQIINDSSTICEYLDKKNENNPLFPEDPILFAQCKLIEDWADTTMATTCRKALIKSAIENPQLRTALLPDEIPSSVKSIVDKLPFKNLSKISNVVLSSKDNLELQKLLEALSKSLINKKYLVGDSLSIADISIAAQLSLLKFPKSAGPILSGEGSQEYINNPYLENLFIWRNNLEEYLFSANSQ, translated from the coding sequence ATGATTACATTATATCAATTTAGGCATAGTGCTTTTTGTTTAAAAACAAGAATGGCTCTTCATGCAAAAAAACTACAATATCGAGTTGAAGAAGTAACACCTGGAATAGGCCAATTTGAAATCTTTAAATTATCAGGTCAAAAACAAGTACCTATAATCGTCGATAGTAATGATCAAATTATTAATGACTCTTCAACTATTTGTGAATATTTAGATAAAAAAAATGAAAACAATCCACTCTTTCCGGAGGATCCAATATTATTTGCACAATGCAAACTAATTGAAGACTGGGCAGATACTACAATGGCTACAACTTGTAGAAAAGCTTTAATAAAATCTGCAATTGAAAATCCACAACTAAGGACTGCATTACTTCCAGATGAAATACCTTCTTCAGTTAAAAGTATTGTTGATAAATTACCTTTTAAAAATCTTAGCAAAATTTCTAATGTAGTTTTGTCTTCTAAAGATAATTTAGAACTCCAAAAATTACTAGAAGCTTTATCAAAATCCTTGATCAACAAGAAATATTTAGTTGGAGATAGTTTATCAATCGCAGATATTTCAATTGCTGCTCAATTATCCCTTCTAAAATTTCCAAAGTCTGCAGGACCAATTCTTTCAGGAGAGGGAAGCCAAGAATACATAAACAACCCTTACTTAGAAAATCTTTTCATTTGGAGAAACAACTTAGAAGAATACCTTTTTAGTGCTAACTCTCAATAA
- a CDS encoding DUF751 family protein, which yields MGEFFSNVARYPKYLISIIIGGLVALLEPLFKNRSNPLTIVGLISSVLSAFITVYFVLQAMTNPINLQP from the coding sequence ATGGGCGAATTTTTCTCTAATGTTGCGAGATATCCAAAGTATTTGATATCTATCATTATTGGGGGACTTGTTGCTTTGCTTGAACCTTTATTCAAGAATAGATCAAATCCACTCACAATAGTAGGGTTGATATCTTCTGTCTTAAGTGCTTTCATAACTGTTTATTTTGTCTTGCAAGCGATGACAAACCCAATAAATTTACAACCATAA
- the rbfA gene encoding 30S ribosome-binding factor RbfA, which translates to MPNNYRLAKVSSLLKKEITLILQNDLENDLIRDHFVNISKIDLSGDLQHCKIYITSTAEEKVRKEIVENLNTAKSSIRHSLGKRIEMRRVPEIIFKDDVVLDKGLSVLKLLDELKNKNQNNNVEEKDAKS; encoded by the coding sequence ATGCCAAATAATTACCGTCTTGCAAAAGTTTCTTCTCTTTTGAAGAAAGAAATAACCCTTATTTTGCAGAATGATTTGGAAAATGATCTCATTAGAGATCATTTCGTCAATATTTCTAAGATTGACTTATCAGGTGATTTGCAACACTGTAAAATTTACATAACTTCAACTGCTGAAGAGAAAGTCAGGAAAGAGATTGTGGAAAACTTGAATACTGCTAAAAGCTCTATAAGGCATAGTTTAGGAAAAAGAATTGAGATGAGAAGAGTTCCAGAGATAATTTTTAAAGACGATGTTGTTCTTGATAAAGGATTATCAGTCTTGAAACTTCTTGATGAATTAAAAAATAAAAATCAAAATAATAATGTTGAGGAAAAGGATGCCAAAAGTTAA
- a CDS encoding uroporphyrinogen-III synthase produces the protein MPKVNLPLDQRNIIITRSKEGILDIKKIFTSKGANVFDLPAISIGDPDDLNPLDEALNQINDFHWIIFSSSNGIKFVDKRLRYFNSSLKECSKKTKIAVVGEKTSKTLDDFGIKADFIPPEFVAESLIDNFPVSGYGLRVFVPRVQTGGRDLIADQFRMAGARVFEVAAYETRCPDSIPEETIDIISNRKVDAIIFSSGKTVVNAAFLLEKKLGKQWLDYFDQIKLLSIGPQTTKICNKIFGRVDSQAQKYTFEGLLDLAINIFS, from the coding sequence ATGCCAAAAGTTAATCTACCCCTTGATCAAAGAAATATAATAATTACTCGATCAAAAGAAGGGATATTGGATATAAAAAAGATTTTCACAAGCAAGGGCGCTAATGTATTTGATTTGCCTGCAATAAGTATTGGTGATCCTGATGATTTGAATCCTCTTGACGAAGCATTAAATCAAATAAATGATTTTCATTGGATTATTTTTTCCAGTAGTAATGGGATTAAATTTGTAGATAAAAGACTTAGATACTTTAATAGTTCATTAAAAGAATGTTCTAAAAAAACAAAAATAGCCGTAGTCGGAGAAAAAACCTCTAAAACTCTTGATGATTTTGGGATTAAGGCTGATTTCATACCTCCAGAATTTGTTGCTGAAAGTTTAATTGATAATTTCCCAGTATCTGGTTATGGACTTCGAGTTTTTGTACCAAGAGTTCAGACAGGTGGTAGGGATCTAATTGCAGATCAATTTAGAATGGCTGGTGCTCGTGTATTTGAGGTTGCTGCATATGAAACTAGATGTCCTGACTCAATTCCGGAAGAAACAATTGATATTATTTCTAATCGAAAAGTAGATGCAATTATTTTCTCAAGCGGTAAAACCGTAGTAAATGCTGCTTTTTTACTAGAAAAAAAACTTGGTAAACAATGGTTAGATTATTTTGATCAGATTAAGTTGTTATCTATTGGACCTCAGACAACAAAAATATGTAACAAGATTTTTGGAAGAGTTGATAGTCAGGCACAAAAATATACCTTTGAAGGACTGCTAGATCTGGCAATTAATATTTTTAGTTAG
- a CDS encoding SRPBCC family protein gives MGTWLKHDVITVVNAPLENVWDTWSDLDSMSLWMSWIESVKTVDEETNTLPDLTEWTLAANGFRFKWKAQITERVEKSKLKWKSIGGLPTEGSVVFESKTDQITTVNLAITYELPKMIARFMEENILGKMVTNELQANIDRFKDLVEKNYSKKFSN, from the coding sequence ATGGGTACTTGGCTAAAACATGACGTAATAACAGTTGTTAATGCGCCTCTTGAAAATGTATGGGACACATGGAGCGATTTGGACTCAATGTCACTTTGGATGAGCTGGATTGAATCTGTAAAAACAGTTGACGAAGAAACTAATACGTTACCAGATTTAACAGAATGGACTTTAGCTGCAAATGGCTTTAGATTTAAATGGAAAGCTCAAATTACAGAAAGGGTTGAAAAAAGCAAACTTAAATGGAAATCAATAGGAGGTTTACCAACTGAGGGATCAGTAGTTTTCGAAAGTAAAACTGATCAAATCACAACGGTAAATTTAGCAATAACTTATGAGCTACCTAAAATGATCGCACGGTTTATGGAAGAAAATATATTAGGCAAAATGGTAACAAACGAATTACAGGCCAATATTGATAGGTTCAAAGATTTAGTTGAAAAGAACTATTCAAAAAAATTTTCTAACTAA
- the zds gene encoding 9,9'-di-cis-zeta-carotene desaturase → MKIAIVGSGLAGLTAAVNLVDEGHEVEIYESRSFWGGKVGSWEDKDGNHIEMGLHVFFYNYANLFKLMKKVGALDNLLPKDHTHLFINNGGNLKSLDFRFPLGAPFNGLKAFFTTEQLTWVDKFRNALALGTSPIVRGLIDYEGAMKIIRDLDKISFKEWFLNHGGSEKSLERMWDPIAYALGFINCKDISARCMLTIFMMFASKTEASKLNLLKGSPHKWLTQPIVDYITSKGAEIHLNHKVEEIIFEKESSSYSVNQLKISSPEGIKTVFADKFLAACDVPGIKKIIPKEWYQFKEFEGLKKLRAVAVATIQLRYDGWVTELQKDNTGNKPIGLDNLLYSADASFSCFADLALASPADYRKKDMGSLLQCVLTPGDRWMGRSTERITKEIDKEVRRLFPSSKNLKLLWSNVVQIPQSLYREAPGMEPFRPDQKTSISNFFMAGSYTKQDYIDSMEGATMSGHLAAAAILEKKAELAKNLAVS, encoded by the coding sequence GTGAAAATTGCAATAGTTGGTTCTGGATTAGCTGGTCTTACAGCAGCAGTCAATTTAGTTGATGAAGGTCACGAAGTAGAAATTTACGAGAGCAGGTCATTTTGGGGAGGTAAAGTTGGAAGTTGGGAAGATAAGGATGGCAACCACATAGAAATGGGTTTACATGTATTTTTTTACAATTATGCAAACCTTTTTAAATTAATGAAAAAAGTGGGAGCTCTGGACAATTTACTCCCTAAAGATCATACTCATCTATTTATCAATAATGGTGGTAATTTAAAATCTTTAGACTTCAGATTCCCTTTAGGTGCTCCATTTAACGGACTTAAAGCTTTTTTTACCACCGAACAACTTACTTGGGTGGATAAGTTCAGAAATGCCTTAGCTTTAGGGACAAGTCCGATCGTTAGAGGATTGATAGACTATGAAGGCGCAATGAAAATAATAAGAGATCTAGATAAAATTAGTTTTAAAGAATGGTTTTTAAACCATGGTGGAAGTGAAAAAAGTTTAGAAAGAATGTGGGATCCTATCGCGTATGCATTAGGTTTTATTAATTGCAAAGATATTTCAGCAAGATGCATGCTAACTATATTCATGATGTTTGCTTCAAAAACAGAAGCTTCAAAACTTAATCTTTTAAAAGGTTCCCCACATAAGTGGTTAACTCAACCTATCGTGGACTACATAACAAGCAAAGGAGCAGAAATACATCTTAACCATAAGGTAGAAGAAATCATTTTTGAAAAGGAATCTTCCTCTTATTCAGTAAATCAATTAAAAATATCTTCTCCTGAAGGAATTAAAACAGTATTTGCAGATAAATTTCTAGCTGCCTGTGATGTTCCTGGAATAAAAAAAATAATTCCCAAGGAATGGTATCAATTTAAAGAATTTGAAGGTTTAAAAAAACTTAGAGCTGTAGCTGTTGCCACAATCCAATTAAGATATGACGGTTGGGTTACTGAATTACAAAAAGATAATACTGGAAACAAACCAATTGGACTAGATAACCTTCTTTATTCTGCTGATGCCTCTTTCAGTTGTTTTGCTGATTTAGCACTAGCAAGTCCAGCAGACTATAGAAAAAAAGATATGGGATCGCTTCTCCAATGTGTTTTAACTCCTGGCGATAGATGGATGGGAAGATCCACAGAAAGAATTACAAAAGAAATTGATAAAGAAGTTCGCCGTCTATTCCCATCCTCAAAAAACCTTAAATTGCTTTGGAGTAACGTGGTACAAATTCCACAATCACTCTATAGAGAAGCTCCAGGTATGGAACCTTTCAGACCCGATCAAAAAACATCTATATCTAATTTCTTCATGGCTGGTAGTTATACAAAACAAGATTATATAGACTCTATGGAGGGAGCCACAATGAGTGGTCATTTAGCTGCCGCTGCAATTTTAGAGAAGAAAGCCGAATTAGCAAAAAATCTTGCAGTAAGTTAA
- a CDS encoding HesB/IscA family protein — translation MENVEIKQEIKNSDDGKGILITNDAIEQISNLLKGQSDKKALRVGVRSGGCSGMSYTMDFIGTDEINHDDNVYDYSLKADQSFQVVCDPKSLLYIYGMQLDFSKELIGGGFNFVNPNASQTCGCGSSFAV, via the coding sequence ATGGAAAATGTAGAAATTAAACAGGAAATTAAAAATTCTGATGATGGCAAAGGTATCTTAATTACGAATGATGCTATAGAACAAATTTCAAATTTATTGAAGGGCCAAAGTGATAAAAAAGCACTAAGAGTAGGAGTAAGATCAGGCGGTTGTAGTGGGATGAGTTATACGATGGATTTTATAGGAACTGATGAAATAAATCACGATGATAATGTTTATGATTATTCATTAAAAGCTGATCAAAGCTTTCAAGTGGTTTGTGATCCTAAAAGTCTTTTATATATTTATGGAATGCAGTTAGATTTTAGTAAGGAATTAATTGGAGGTGGCTTTAATTTTGTAAATCCCAATGCCTCCCAAACTTGTGGTTGTGGAAGCTCCTTCGCAGTTTAA
- a CDS encoding tetratricopeptide repeat protein, with protein sequence MTNEINPIEEDFNAALSRYKAGQDLIPIVQDFQKIIQQIPNHFAAWTCLSWLQLLLKNNEEALSAARQAVRLNQQDPQARMNLSLALLATNNKGVRDHIELIKKMSMMMPDVKSELKESVEDGLSRYPDWPELTKVKKWLEF encoded by the coding sequence ATGACTAACGAAATTAATCCCATCGAAGAGGATTTTAATGCAGCTTTATCAAGATATAAAGCAGGGCAAGATTTAATTCCAATCGTTCAAGATTTTCAAAAAATTATACAGCAAATTCCAAATCATTTTGCTGCTTGGACTTGTTTATCATGGCTTCAATTACTTTTGAAAAATAATGAAGAAGCTTTGTCAGCTGCTAGACAAGCTGTTCGTTTAAATCAGCAAGATCCACAAGCAAGAATGAATTTGTCTTTAGCTCTTTTGGCTACCAATAATAAAGGTGTTAGGGATCATATTGAGTTAATAAAAAAAATGTCTATGATGATGCCAGATGTGAAAAGTGAGTTGAAAGAATCTGTTGAAGACGGATTAAGTAGATATCCAGATTGGCCTGAGTTAACCAAAGTAAAAAAATGGTTGGAATTTTAA
- a CDS encoding lipid-A-disaccharide synthase-related protein, whose product MFKILILSNGHGEDLSGSLIAKQFVKSGYSVHALPIVGMGNHYEKEQIKIIGKTKEFSTGGIGYNSFKGRLTEILGGEIFYVLKRLYLTFKIRKKYDYFFVVGDIVPVFFAWVCKKDFFTYLVAYSSHYEGKLKLPWPSKFFLLSQKAKKIYTRDSLTANDLTLQLKKKVSFLGNPFMDKFFPRKKELNKAEFSIGLFPGSRFPEILDNFVLILEVLEALSDLRYFQKIKFNFAIVNALSSLKIKEIFQKRGWLKIENIKNNNLLKFQYKFLEVNIYWNNFDKILLKSRCCISMAGTAAEQAIGLGKPVIQIEGKGPQFTRTFAEAQRRLLGKYVFCATKYKDKNDQINQTIKLIIKIIYLIQLNKKFMISCNENAKKRLGENKACFKMVDDMNIVIKND is encoded by the coding sequence TTGTTTAAGATTTTAATATTGAGTAATGGGCATGGAGAAGATCTATCTGGCAGTCTAATAGCTAAACAATTCGTAAAAAGTGGTTATTCTGTTCATGCTTTGCCAATTGTTGGTATGGGAAACCATTACGAAAAAGAACAAATTAAAATTATCGGTAAAACTAAAGAATTTAGCACTGGAGGAATTGGCTATAATTCTTTCAAGGGAAGACTTACTGAGATATTAGGAGGAGAAATATTTTATGTCTTAAAAAGATTATATTTAACTTTTAAAATAAGAAAAAAATATGATTATTTTTTTGTAGTTGGAGATATTGTGCCAGTTTTTTTTGCATGGGTTTGTAAGAAAGATTTTTTCACATATCTAGTAGCTTATTCCAGCCATTATGAAGGAAAGTTGAAATTACCATGGCCTTCTAAATTTTTCTTGCTCTCACAAAAAGCAAAAAAAATATATACGAGAGATTCCCTTACAGCTAATGATTTAACATTGCAATTAAAAAAGAAAGTGTCTTTTTTAGGAAACCCATTTATGGATAAGTTTTTTCCTAGAAAAAAAGAATTAAATAAAGCTGAATTTAGTATTGGATTATTTCCAGGAAGTAGATTCCCTGAGATTTTAGATAATTTTGTTTTGATTTTAGAGGTATTAGAGGCATTATCAGATTTAAGATATTTTCAAAAAATTAAGTTTAATTTTGCAATAGTTAATGCTCTTTCTTCATTAAAAATAAAGGAGATATTTCAAAAAAGAGGATGGTTAAAAATAGAAAATATAAAAAATAATAATCTCTTGAAATTCCAATATAAATTTTTAGAAGTGAACATATATTGGAATAATTTTGACAAAATATTATTGAAAAGTAGATGCTGTATCAGCATGGCAGGAACAGCAGCAGAGCAAGCGATTGGATTAGGAAAACCGGTTATTCAGATTGAAGGTAAAGGTCCACAATTTACGAGAACTTTTGCAGAAGCTCAGAGACGTTTGCTTGGAAAATATGTTTTTTGTGCCACTAAATATAAAGATAAGAATGATCAAATCAATCAGACAATAAAATTGATCATAAAAATAATATACCTTATACAGCTGAATAAGAAGTTTATGATCTCATGCAATGAAAATGCTAAAAAAAGACTGGGTGAAAACAAAGCTTGTTTTAAAATGGTTGATGATATGAATATTGTTATAAAAAATGATTAA
- a CDS encoding TIGR01777 family oxidoreductase — protein MRLLLLGCTGFVGKELVPTLLNENHEIYIVSRKPISKLKVDLDFNKFKFFQTDLSKEKNWNNENLLNILRETDGIINLMGEPIAEKKWTSEQKQEIENSRIKTTKFMMKTLKNLKINPKVIINGSAIGYYGTSLSGEFTENSIGGKDFLANLCKKWEAVADEKPFFSRLVIFRIGIVLEADGGALGKMLPIFKVGLGGPIGDGKQWMSWIHRTDLCALITQALVDKKYSGVFNAVAPNPVLMREFSQTLGKCLNRPNLLPVPGAVLKILLGDGAKVVLEGQKVISSKLKNYTFKYPLLEKAIYASTKN, from the coding sequence ATGCGTCTTTTACTACTTGGCTGCACTGGATTTGTTGGGAAAGAGTTAGTTCCAACACTACTTAATGAAAATCACGAAATATACATTGTAAGTAGAAAACCCATTAGTAAATTAAAGGTTGATTTAGATTTCAACAAATTTAAGTTTTTTCAAACAGATTTATCAAAAGAAAAAAACTGGAATAACGAAAATCTTCTAAATATTTTAAGAGAGACCGATGGAATTATTAACTTGATGGGAGAACCTATAGCAGAAAAAAAATGGACTTCTGAACAAAAACAGGAGATTGAAAATAGTCGTATTAAAACGACAAAATTTATGATGAAGACCCTTAAAAATTTAAAAATAAACCCAAAAGTCATTATAAATGGATCAGCAATAGGTTATTACGGTACAAGTTTGTCTGGTGAATTCACTGAAAATAGTATTGGAGGAAAAGACTTTTTAGCTAATCTTTGCAAAAAATGGGAAGCGGTCGCTGATGAAAAACCATTTTTCTCAAGGTTAGTTATTTTTAGAATTGGAATAGTTCTAGAGGCAGACGGAGGGGCATTAGGGAAAATGCTCCCTATATTTAAAGTTGGATTAGGTGGACCAATTGGAGATGGTAAGCAATGGATGAGTTGGATTCATAGAACTGATTTATGTGCATTAATTACTCAAGCATTAGTTGATAAAAAGTATTCAGGAGTATTTAATGCTGTTGCACCAAATCCAGTATTAATGAGAGAGTTTTCTCAGACTTTAGGCAAATGTCTGAATAGACCTAATTTACTTCCAGTGCCTGGAGCGGTTTTAAAAATATTGTTAGGAGATGGAGCAAAAGTTGTATTGGAAGGACAAAAAGTAATAAGCAGTAAACTCAAAAATTATACTTTTAAATATCCTCTTCTTGAGAAAGCAATTTACGCTTCCACCAAGAACTAA
- a CDS encoding NAD(P)H-quinone oxidoreductase subunit O, whose protein sequence is MTDSIPKKPLKKGSLVFVDKENYIKSIEALASDHDLPNYVFEGPGEILSVKDEYAQIRWRRPVPDVWFKLEQLKEYLQ, encoded by the coding sequence ATGACAGATTCTATTCCAAAGAAACCTCTCAAGAAAGGAAGCTTAGTTTTTGTCGATAAAGAAAATTATATAAAAAGTATCGAGGCTCTAGCTAGTGATCACGATTTACCTAATTATGTGTTTGAAGGTCCTGGAGAGATACTCTCAGTCAAAGACGAATATGCTCAGATTCGATGGCGCAGACCTGTCCCAGATGTTTGGTTTAAATTAGAACAACTCAAAGAATATTTGCAATAA
- a CDS encoding J domain-containing protein, which produces MEKNLYEELGLKKNATRSQIKSSYRSLVKQHHPDKGGEKERFLAIQNAWETLNDPIKKEQYDRSFVSSSSSFDSLNENWEKKINSKKYNSSIKDKEVETWIKEIYSPINRLISQIIKPLNNEIKELSADPYDDQLMENFCSYINLSQKKIEKVEKIYNKKIVPKAISALGLDLYHCFSQVKDALSEFDRYTQGYVDNYLFDGKEMIKEAKRIQSKMSTEKKNKNF; this is translated from the coding sequence ATGGAAAAAAATTTATATGAAGAATTAGGCCTCAAAAAAAATGCAACCAGAAGTCAAATCAAATCTTCATATCGCTCTTTAGTAAAACAACATCATCCTGATAAGGGGGGGGAAAAAGAACGATTTCTGGCAATACAAAATGCCTGGGAGACTCTAAATGACCCTATCAAAAAAGAACAATATGATAGAAGTTTTGTCTCTTCCAGTTCATCATTTGATTCATTAAATGAAAATTGGGAAAAAAAAATTAATTCAAAAAAATATAATTCGTCAATTAAAGACAAAGAAGTTGAAACATGGATTAAAGAAATTTACAGTCCAATCAATAGATTAATTAGTCAAATAATTAAACCTTTGAACAACGAAATAAAAGAACTATCTGCGGATCCATATGATGACCAACTAATGGAAAATTTCTGCAGTTACATAAATCTTTCACAAAAAAAAATAGAAAAAGTTGAAAAAATTTATAACAAAAAAATAGTTCCAAAGGCTATTTCAGCTTTAGGCCTTGATCTTTATCATTGTTTTTCACAAGTTAAAGATGCACTATCAGAGTTTGATAGATATACACAAGGATATGTAGATAATTACTTATTTGATGGTAAGGAAATGATCAAAGAGGCAAAAAGAATCCAATCAAAGATGTCTACAGAGAAAAAAAATAAAAACTTTTAG
- the cysK gene encoding cysteine synthase A has product MEIANDITSLVGNTPLVRLNRIRNHFNCYPEIIAKLESFNPSASVKDRIAYSMLCKAEEDGLIKPDKTTLIEATSGNTGIALAMVAAAKGYKLILTMPDTMSIERRAMLRAYGAELQLTPGKEGMKGALDLANELSSTIANSYQFNQFENFANPDIHERTTAQEIWSQSNNNLDGLVTGVGTGGTITGCARFLKKVNPNCKIYAVEPQKSAVISGEKAGSHSIQGIGAGFVPKVLDTKLIDEIIKIDDDEAFYYGRLLARLEGLLSGISSGAALAATIKIGERKELTNKRLIVILPSFGERYLSTAMFESNTSIQARKDGYL; this is encoded by the coding sequence ATGGAAATAGCAAATGATATAACTTCTCTTGTTGGAAATACCCCATTAGTTAGATTAAATCGAATTAGAAATCATTTTAATTGCTATCCAGAAATAATAGCCAAATTAGAAAGTTTCAATCCATCAGCGTCCGTGAAGGATCGCATCGCTTATTCAATGTTATGCAAAGCAGAAGAAGACGGTTTGATAAAACCAGATAAAACAACATTGATTGAAGCTACAAGTGGTAATACGGGCATCGCATTAGCAATGGTTGCTGCAGCAAAAGGCTATAAATTGATATTAACTATGCCGGATACGATGAGTATTGAGAGGAGGGCAATGTTGAGAGCATATGGAGCTGAATTACAGTTAACGCCTGGGAAAGAAGGAATGAAAGGAGCTTTAGATTTAGCTAATGAGTTGTCTTCAACCATTGCAAATAGCTATCAATTTAATCAATTTGAAAACTTTGCTAATCCGGATATTCATGAAAGAACAACGGCACAAGAAATATGGTCTCAATCCAATAACAATTTAGATGGACTCGTTACAGGAGTAGGAACAGGAGGAACAATCACGGGTTGCGCACGTTTCCTGAAAAAAGTTAATCCAAATTGCAAAATTTATGCTGTAGAGCCCCAAAAAAGTGCTGTGATTTCTGGAGAAAAAGCTGGATCTCATTCGATTCAAGGAATAGGAGCAGGTTTCGTGCCGAAAGTACTGGATACTAAATTAATTGATGAAATTATAAAAATAGATGACGATGAAGCATTTTATTATGGGCGTTTATTAGCTCGATTGGAAGGCCTTTTATCTGGCATAAGTAGCGGTGCAGCTCTAGCAGCAACTATTAAAATCGGTGAAAGGAAAGAACTAACTAACAAAAGATTGATAGTTATTCTTCCAAGTTTTGGTGAAAGATATTTATCAACAGCAATGTTTGAATCTAATACTTCAATTCAAGCCAGAAAAGATGGTTATCTCTAA